One region of Vigna angularis cultivar LongXiaoDou No.4 chromosome 10, ASM1680809v1, whole genome shotgun sequence genomic DNA includes:
- the LOC108345684 gene encoding uncharacterized protein LOC108345684 isoform X1 codes for MATTASPDVADGPVMSLINKRIRAFRKKMNRIVAMEESLSQGKTLNKEQEEFLRTKPSILALIDEFEKLRQPLASAVAEELQQTAPNARSAEAPTQTLAESSGSFEQPPPQHPGEDVVVEDLLNLVYFGSLFDVKSDFASTMLTRTHERGCCLTYDYVTDDATDLLGEKDLDSISALRGLLVSRPADSSLSHKNALQRCVEHAKLWLAKSEQPIGPDADATYVGLREKLNKIMSSEYFTTTPEMKAPVEVAAAAAGGNYVSFHVPVHGSVVPVEVEQPVYQSQEKWPGEKAVVMTGNGRVVKDEDDKREDEGATNFQVHGSEDDHTDPEGELQKDEVEAENANEVVSIQHDQTNPQADAEQNERDLEAKEQQSYPRRGYQNHRGGRGGGGRRGYSNGRGGRSGGGRGGYQNGRNSYYDQPGNYYPRNYYNNRGRGGRGGGYYSNNGAGGQVNHVAGDVGVHS; via the exons ATGGCGACCACCGCAAGCCCCGACGTCGCCGATGGCCCTGTGATGAGCCTAATCAACAAGCGCATCCGTGCCTTCCGCAAGAAGATGAACCGCATCGTCGCCATGGAAGAGTCCCTCTCCCAGGGAAAAACCTTGAACAAGGAGCAGGAAGAGTTTCTCCGCACCAAACCCTCCATTCTCGCCCTCATAGACGAGTTCGAGAAGCTTCGCCAACCCCTCGCCTCCGCGGTAGCCGAGGAACTCCAGCAAACGGCGCCGAACGCGCGAAGCGCTGAAGCCCCAACCCAAACCCTAGCAGAAAGCTCTGGCTCGTTCGAGCAGCCGCCGCCGCAGCACCCAGGGGAGGACGTTGTCGTTGAGGACCTCCTCAACCTGGTCTACTTTGGGTCGCTCTTCGATGTCAAGAGCGACTTCGCCTCCACCATGCTCACCCGGACGCACGAGCGCGGCTGCTGCCTGACCTACGACTACGTCACCGACGACGCTACCGATCTGCTCGGCGAGAAGGACTTGGATTCGATCTCTGCGTTGCGTGGTCTGCTCGTCTCTCGGCCCGCCGACTCCAGCTTGTCCCACAAGAACGCGCTGCAGCGCTGCGTAGAACACGCCAAGCTGTGGCTTGCCAAGTCTGAGCAGCCCATCGGCCCTGATGCTGATGCTACTT ATGTTGGATTGCGGGAGAAGTTGAATAAGATAATGTCTTCGGAGTACTTCACTACTACTCCTGAGATGAAGGCTCCCGTTGAAGTCGCTGCGGCTGCTGCTGGGGGGAATTACGTTTCTTTTCATGTGCCCGTGCATGGGTCTGTGGTACCGGTTGAAGTTGAACAACCTGTTTATCAGTCTCAGGAGAAG TGGCCTGGTGAAAAAGCAGTGGTTATGACAGGGAATGGCAGAGTAgtaaaagatgaagatgataaaAGAGAG GATGAAGGAGCCACAAATTTTCAAGTACATGGATCTGAAGATGATCACACTGATCCTGAAGGAGAGCTTCAGAAG GATGAGGTAGAAGCAGAAAATGCAAATGAAGTGGTGTCAATTCAACACGATCAGACCAACCCACAAGCGGATGCAGAGCAGAATGAACGAGATTTGGAGGCAAAGGAGCAGCAGTCATATCCCAGGAGGGGTTATCAGAACCATAGAGGCGGTCGTGGGGGAGGTGGACGCAGGGGTTATTCAAATGGGCGTGGAGGTCGAAGTGGTGGTGGCAGAGGAGGCTACCAAAACGGGCGCAATTCATACTACGACCAGCCTGGAAATTATTATCCAAGGAACTACTATAACAACAGAGGAAGAGGAGGCAGAGGTGGTGGCTATTACAGCAACAATGGTGCGGGTGGTCAGGTTAATCATGTGGCAGGTGACGTGGGGGTGCATTCATGA
- the LOC108345684 gene encoding uncharacterized protein LOC108345684 isoform X2, giving the protein MATTASPDVADGPVMSLINKRIRAFRKKMNRIVAMEESLSQGKTLNKEQEEFLRTKPSILALIDEFEKLRQPLASAVAEELQQTAPNARSAEAPTQTLAESSGSFEQPPPQHPGEDVVVEDLLNLVYFGSLFDVKSDFASTMLTRTHERGCCLTYDYVTDDATDLLGEKDLDSISALRGLLVSRPADSSLSHKNALQRCVEHAKLWLAKSEQPIGPDADATYVGLREKLNKIMSSEYFTTTPEMKAPVEVAAAAAGGNYVSFHVPVHGSVVPVEVEQPVYQSQEKDEGATNFQVHGSEDDHTDPEGELQKDEVEAENANEVVSIQHDQTNPQADAEQNERDLEAKEQQSYPRRGYQNHRGGRGGGGRRGYSNGRGGRSGGGRGGYQNGRNSYYDQPGNYYPRNYYNNRGRGGRGGGYYSNNGAGGQVNHVAGDVGVHS; this is encoded by the exons ATGGCGACCACCGCAAGCCCCGACGTCGCCGATGGCCCTGTGATGAGCCTAATCAACAAGCGCATCCGTGCCTTCCGCAAGAAGATGAACCGCATCGTCGCCATGGAAGAGTCCCTCTCCCAGGGAAAAACCTTGAACAAGGAGCAGGAAGAGTTTCTCCGCACCAAACCCTCCATTCTCGCCCTCATAGACGAGTTCGAGAAGCTTCGCCAACCCCTCGCCTCCGCGGTAGCCGAGGAACTCCAGCAAACGGCGCCGAACGCGCGAAGCGCTGAAGCCCCAACCCAAACCCTAGCAGAAAGCTCTGGCTCGTTCGAGCAGCCGCCGCCGCAGCACCCAGGGGAGGACGTTGTCGTTGAGGACCTCCTCAACCTGGTCTACTTTGGGTCGCTCTTCGATGTCAAGAGCGACTTCGCCTCCACCATGCTCACCCGGACGCACGAGCGCGGCTGCTGCCTGACCTACGACTACGTCACCGACGACGCTACCGATCTGCTCGGCGAGAAGGACTTGGATTCGATCTCTGCGTTGCGTGGTCTGCTCGTCTCTCGGCCCGCCGACTCCAGCTTGTCCCACAAGAACGCGCTGCAGCGCTGCGTAGAACACGCCAAGCTGTGGCTTGCCAAGTCTGAGCAGCCCATCGGCCCTGATGCTGATGCTACTT ATGTTGGATTGCGGGAGAAGTTGAATAAGATAATGTCTTCGGAGTACTTCACTACTACTCCTGAGATGAAGGCTCCCGTTGAAGTCGCTGCGGCTGCTGCTGGGGGGAATTACGTTTCTTTTCATGTGCCCGTGCATGGGTCTGTGGTACCGGTTGAAGTTGAACAACCTGTTTATCAGTCTCAGGAGAAG GATGAAGGAGCCACAAATTTTCAAGTACATGGATCTGAAGATGATCACACTGATCCTGAAGGAGAGCTTCAGAAG GATGAGGTAGAAGCAGAAAATGCAAATGAAGTGGTGTCAATTCAACACGATCAGACCAACCCACAAGCGGATGCAGAGCAGAATGAACGAGATTTGGAGGCAAAGGAGCAGCAGTCATATCCCAGGAGGGGTTATCAGAACCATAGAGGCGGTCGTGGGGGAGGTGGACGCAGGGGTTATTCAAATGGGCGTGGAGGTCGAAGTGGTGGTGGCAGAGGAGGCTACCAAAACGGGCGCAATTCATACTACGACCAGCCTGGAAATTATTATCCAAGGAACTACTATAACAACAGAGGAAGAGGAGGCAGAGGTGGTGGCTATTACAGCAACAATGGTGCGGGTGGTCAGGTTAATCATGTGGCAGGTGACGTGGGGGTGCATTCATGA